The following are encoded together in the Desulfobotulus mexicanus genome:
- a CDS encoding sensor histidine kinase has product MRVLIAEDDSVSRTVLESILRKNNYEVLVTENGLEAFEAMCQPDAPAIAILDWMMPHMTGIEVVQKIRKECRDCPPYIIMLTSRNDAKSLVQGLESGADDYLAKPYGSEELLARIRVGERMLQMQNTLATHAREMETLAEARAKQLIHADRMSTLGVLSASMAHEINNPVTFISGNTQTIKRVWNILMENLKNRNALPEDDPQITFILEETPAMLEGILKGVNRITQIVKGLKLYAHRGSGEKTPCLIQDILKNALEFCRNIIQPHMEIHVDIPENLPEIFAHPQQIEQVFINLITNAIHAMGKAPSGEILIKACEQENSIQVEIKDRGPGIPADVLPKIFQPFFTTKKAGDGTGLGLAIIKDILEEHDGGLHAANAVEGGAVFTFHLPLNLPHRRSPST; this is encoded by the coding sequence ATGCGTGTGCTGATAGCAGAAGATGACAGTGTTTCCCGCACCGTGCTGGAATCCATTCTCAGAAAAAACAATTACGAAGTTCTTGTAACCGAGAATGGTTTAGAAGCCTTTGAGGCCATGTGCCAGCCCGATGCTCCGGCCATTGCCATACTGGATTGGATGATGCCCCACATGACGGGCATCGAAGTGGTGCAGAAAATACGCAAGGAATGCAGGGACTGTCCGCCCTATATCATCATGCTCACATCCAGAAATGATGCGAAAAGTCTGGTTCAGGGGCTTGAAAGCGGTGCAGATGATTATCTGGCCAAGCCCTATGGTTCAGAGGAGCTTCTGGCAAGAATCCGTGTAGGGGAGCGTATGCTTCAGATGCAGAATACCCTGGCTACCCATGCAAGGGAGATGGAGACACTGGCCGAGGCAAGGGCAAAGCAGTTGATCCATGCTGACCGTATGTCCACACTGGGTGTTCTTTCTGCAAGTATGGCCCATGAGATAAATAATCCCGTCACCTTTATATCAGGCAATACCCAGACAATTAAAAGGGTCTGGAATATTCTGATGGAAAATCTTAAAAACCGGAATGCCCTCCCTGAAGATGACCCGCAGATAACCTTCATTCTGGAAGAAACGCCAGCCATGCTTGAGGGGATTCTCAAAGGGGTTAACCGGATTACTCAGATTGTAAAGGGACTGAAGCTCTATGCCCACAGGGGCTCCGGAGAAAAAACCCCCTGCCTCATTCAGGACATTCTGAAAAACGCCCTTGAGTTCTGCCGTAACATCATCCAGCCCCACATGGAAATCCATGTGGATATCCCTGAAAACCTTCCGGAAATCTTTGCTCACCCCCAGCAGATAGAGCAGGTCTTCATCAATCTCATAACCAATGCCATCCATGCCATGGGTAAAGCTCCTTCAGGGGAAATCCTGATCAAAGCCTGTGAACAAGAAAACAGTATACAGGTAGAAATAAAAGACCGGGGACCGGGCATTCCTGCAGATGTCCTTCCTAAGATCTTCCAACCCTTTTTTACCACAAAAAAAGCAGGAGATGGCACAGGCTTAGGCCTTGCCATCATAAAAGACATCCTTGAAGAACATGACGGCGGCCTCCATGCCGCCAATGCTGTGGAAGGCGGTGCCGTTTTCACCTTTCACCTGCCCTTGAATCTTCCGCACAGACGAAGCCCTTCAACTTAA
- a CDS encoding hybrid sensor histidine kinase/response regulator, translating to MMKHPTYKTRFIMVFFCSLLFFFHTFLSPGMAWQERDEEPVDSALHSTRFLESILRSAPAGIGMVKHRVITAANDYILDLTGYSRDELMGQSALMLYPSQEEFDFVGREKYRQISQKGTGSVETRWLRKDGEIRHIILSSTPLDPENLDDGVTFTVLDITERKKAEASLLSRTRWFLFGLSSFIFLLTLLTAWLILSLRRQKQAQQARQAGEVSLKRQNEILNALLTNLSSGVFMVEAPSGRPLIANPMAEKLLGVGVLPEASRHNLSEVYKAHRPGSTEPYPVEEMPIIKAMKGESSSVDDMIVERPDGSKVWLEIFGVPIRNEKGEVWAGLVHFQDITERKEAESEREKLQNQLFQAQKMESVGVLAGGIAHDFNNLIQVMRGNLELLTMETNFDVRTMKRLHVVVAAMDRAAKLVQQLLLFSRKVESSRMKVNLNQAIREVSRLLERTIPRMISMELHLASDLGSVSADPVQMEQALLNLANNAADAMPEGGRLIFETENVLLDESFAKAHPGAGTGSHVLLSVSDTGFGMDTATLTQVFDPFFTTKETGKGTGLGLPSVYGIVKAHGGHIQCYSEPDHGTTFRIYLPVMEQERVQERETPEEICPENGSETILFVEDEKPLRKMGQEALETFGYTVLPAASGEEALEIYKVKGQEIDLVLLDLNMPGMGGHRCLRELLKKNPLVKVLISSGYSANGQAMEVMTSGAKGFIAKPWQLKDLKLKIREVLS from the coding sequence ATGATGAAACATCCGACATATAAGACAAGGTTCATCATGGTTTTTTTTTGTTCGCTTCTGTTCTTTTTTCACACCTTTCTGTCTCCGGGCATGGCCTGGCAGGAAAGGGATGAAGAACCTGTGGATTCTGCCCTCCATAGCACCCGCTTCCTTGAAAGTATTTTAAGGAGTGCACCTGCGGGCATAGGCATGGTTAAGCATCGTGTTATCACGGCAGCAAATGACTATATCCTTGATTTAACTGGCTACTCAAGGGATGAACTTATGGGTCAGAGTGCCCTTATGCTATACCCATCTCAGGAAGAGTTCGACTTTGTGGGCCGGGAAAAATACCGACAGATCAGCCAGAAGGGCACAGGCTCGGTTGAAACCCGCTGGCTCCGTAAGGATGGGGAAATCCGCCATATCATACTTTCCTCAACCCCCCTTGATCCTGAAAATCTGGATGATGGCGTCACCTTTACCGTTCTCGACATCACAGAACGTAAAAAGGCAGAAGCATCCCTGCTGTCCCGGACCCGCTGGTTTCTTTTCGGTCTTTCCTCCTTTATTTTTCTACTGACGTTGCTGACAGCATGGCTTATCCTCAGCCTCAGACGACAAAAGCAGGCCCAACAGGCCCGGCAGGCAGGGGAAGTTTCCCTGAAGCGTCAAAATGAGATTTTAAATGCCCTGCTGACCAACCTTTCAAGCGGTGTGTTTATGGTGGAAGCCCCCAGTGGCAGGCCCCTCATCGCCAATCCCATGGCTGAAAAACTTCTGGGCGTGGGTGTGCTGCCCGAGGCAAGCCGTCACAATCTTTCCGAAGTATATAAAGCCCACAGACCCGGCAGCACAGAACCCTATCCTGTGGAAGAAATGCCCATCATCAAAGCCATGAAAGGCGAAAGTTCTTCTGTGGATGATATGATTGTGGAACGTCCCGATGGCAGCAAAGTCTGGCTGGAGATTTTCGGGGTTCCCATCCGCAATGAGAAGGGAGAGGTCTGGGCCGGTCTGGTTCATTTTCAGGATATTACAGAAAGAAAAGAGGCGGAGTCCGAGCGGGAGAAATTGCAGAATCAGCTTTTTCAGGCGCAGAAAATGGAGTCCGTTGGTGTTCTGGCCGGTGGGATAGCCCATGATTTTAACAACCTCATACAGGTAATGCGGGGCAATCTCGAACTACTTACCATGGAAACAAACTTTGATGTCCGGACGATGAAACGTCTTCATGTTGTGGTCGCTGCCATGGACAGGGCGGCAAAGCTTGTGCAGCAGCTTCTTCTTTTCAGCCGCAAGGTGGAATCCAGCAGGATGAAGGTGAATCTGAATCAGGCCATAAGAGAGGTGAGCCGTCTTCTGGAGCGCACCATTCCAAGGATGATTTCCATGGAGCTGCACCTTGCCTCAGATCTTGGTTCTGTATCTGCTGATCCTGTGCAAATGGAGCAGGCCCTCCTCAACCTCGCCAACAATGCGGCAGATGCCATGCCAGAGGGTGGCAGACTGATCTTTGAAACGGAAAATGTGCTTCTGGATGAAAGCTTTGCCAAAGCCCACCCCGGTGCGGGAACAGGCTCCCATGTGCTGCTCAGTGTATCGGACACGGGTTTTGGCATGGACACCGCAACCCTCACACAGGTCTTTGATCCCTTTTTCACCACCAAGGAGACAGGCAAGGGTACAGGCCTTGGCCTTCCTTCGGTGTATGGCATTGTAAAAGCCCATGGAGGACATATTCAGTGCTACAGTGAACCGGACCATGGCACGACCTTCAGGATCTATCTTCCTGTAATGGAGCAAGAGCGGGTTCAGGAAAGGGAAACTCCGGAGGAGATCTGCCCTGAAAACGGAAGTGAAACCATCCTTTTTGTGGAGGATGAAAAACCTCTTCGGAAAATGGGGCAGGAGGCTCTGGAAACCTTTGGCTATACCGTCTTGCCTGCCGCCAGCGGAGAAGAAGCTCTGGAAATATATAAAGTAAAGGGCCAGGAAATTGATCTGGTATTGCTGGATCTGAACATGCCGGGCATGGGTGGCCACAGGTGTCTGCGGGAGCTTCTGAAAAAAAATCCCCTTGTGAAGGTGCTGATCTCCAGCGGCTATTCGGCCAATGGTCAGGCCATGGAGGTTATGACCTCAGGTGCAAAGGGCTTTATAGCAAAACCCTGGCAGCTGAAAGATCTTAAACTCAAAATCCGGGAAGTGCTGAGTTAA
- a CDS encoding PAS domain-containing hybrid sensor histidine kinase/response regulator, whose product MKKLNFFQKFRELKQTEAKALAQQEQLQGIADHMPGVLFRFDALHSGKYEIPYMSEGATALLEICCHSPSFFTDLLAGVHPEDRESFLISIENAVRRVCPWHFEGRYVRPSGGTLWFSGASSPRVYPDRTVFHGIMLDITERRQTEDQLKKSEYHYRILAENVIDVIWACDLNLNMTYASPSVYLQQGYTPEEILKVGAQDRFPLRSLEILQKIQAEEMEKEKDPQSAKNRTIRIEVEAYKKDGSIYWAEFVLTFMRDEKGNAIGYQGVTRDITERKRTEEDLMLAKEQAEAAAHAKGEFLANMSHEIRTPMNGVLGMTGLLLDTELDETQSRYARTIESSARSLLGILNDILDFSKIKAGKLELEIIDFNLESLLKDFSDSITLRAQKKGLEFLYGIDLDVPFLLKGDPGRLRQILTNLAGNAVKFTEKGEVVIRVSLEKREGDGVWLRFKVQDTGMGIAEDKLSLLFEKFSQADASITRRFGGTGLGLAISRQLAGMMDGEMGVESLEGSGSTFWFTARFGLVEEESRIQSQARAKQNTLADLPLFSGRVLVTEDDVTNQAVAMGILKKLGLRADVAANGLEAIHALKTLPYDLVLMDVMMPEMDGIEATRCIRGMEAEGKDLYGETSCSKRKGRIPIIAMTAGAMERDRARCLNAGMDGYIPKPVEPEELARVFGEWLASPA is encoded by the coding sequence TTGAAAAAACTGAATTTTTTCCAAAAATTCAGAGAGCTAAAACAGACAGAGGCAAAGGCGCTGGCCCAGCAGGAACAGTTGCAGGGCATTGCCGATCATATGCCGGGAGTCCTGTTCCGCTTTGATGCCCTGCATTCCGGTAAATATGAGATTCCCTATATGAGTGAAGGGGCCACAGCTCTTTTGGAAATTTGTTGTCATTCCCCCTCTTTTTTCACAGACCTTCTTGCCGGTGTGCATCCCGAGGACAGGGAATCCTTTCTTATATCCATTGAGAATGCCGTTCGCCGAGTCTGTCCATGGCATTTTGAGGGTCGCTATGTGAGACCTTCCGGTGGCACACTCTGGTTCAGCGGAGCCTCCAGCCCCAGGGTTTATCCGGATCGGACTGTTTTCCATGGTATCATGCTGGATATTACTGAACGCAGGCAAACCGAAGACCAGTTAAAAAAAAGTGAATATCATTACCGAATTCTGGCAGAAAATGTAATCGATGTCATCTGGGCCTGCGACCTGAATCTCAACATGACCTATGCCTCTCCCTCCGTATATTTACAACAGGGATATACACCGGAAGAGATTCTCAAGGTGGGGGCTCAGGACAGATTCCCCCTCCGCTCCCTTGAAATTCTCCAGAAAATCCAAGCCGAAGAAATGGAAAAAGAAAAAGATCCCCAATCTGCCAAAAACCGCACCATCCGAATAGAGGTGGAGGCCTATAAAAAAGACGGCAGTATCTACTGGGCGGAATTTGTACTTACCTTCATGCGGGATGAAAAAGGAAATGCCATCGGTTATCAAGGAGTTACCCGTGACATAACTGAACGGAAAAGGACAGAAGAAGACCTGATGCTTGCCAAGGAACAGGCCGAAGCCGCAGCACATGCCAAGGGTGAGTTTCTGGCCAATATGAGCCATGAAATCCGAACTCCCATGAATGGAGTTCTCGGCATGACGGGGCTCCTTCTCGATACGGAACTGGACGAAACCCAGAGCCGCTATGCCCGTACCATAGAGTCCAGTGCCCGATCTCTCTTGGGCATTCTCAATGATATTCTTGATTTTTCCAAAATCAAGGCAGGAAAACTTGAGCTGGAAATCATTGATTTTAACCTGGAAAGCCTCCTTAAGGATTTCAGTGATTCCATAACCCTGAGGGCTCAGAAAAAGGGGCTTGAATTTCTTTATGGCATCGATTTGGATGTTCCTTTTCTGCTGAAAGGAGATCCGGGGCGATTGCGCCAGATTCTGACCAACCTTGCGGGTAATGCGGTGAAATTCACTGAAAAAGGAGAAGTTGTTATCCGTGTGAGTCTGGAAAAAAGGGAGGGGGACGGGGTCTGGCTCCGATTTAAGGTTCAGGATACGGGTATGGGTATTGCTGAAGACAAACTCTCCCTTCTTTTTGAGAAATTCAGCCAGGCGGATGCCTCCATCACCCGCAGGTTCGGTGGTACGGGGCTTGGCCTTGCCATCTCCCGCCAGCTTGCCGGGATGATGGACGGGGAGATGGGTGTGGAAAGCCTTGAAGGCAGCGGTTCCACCTTCTGGTTCACGGCCCGTTTTGGCTTAGTGGAAGAAGAAAGCAGAATCCAGTCCCAAGCCCGTGCAAAGCAGAATACCCTGGCGGATCTGCCACTTTTTTCCGGTCGCGTCCTTGTTACCGAAGACGATGTCACCAATCAGGCAGTAGCTATGGGAATTCTTAAGAAATTAGGGCTTCGTGCAGATGTGGCAGCCAATGGCCTTGAAGCCATCCATGCCCTGAAAACCCTGCCCTATGATCTGGTACTTATGGATGTGATGATGCCAGAGATGGACGGCATTGAAGCCACACGTTGCATCCGTGGCATGGAGGCGGAGGGGAAAGACCTTTACGGAGAAACAAGCTGCAGCAAAAGAAAAGGAAGAATTCCCATCATCGCAATGACCGCCGGAGCCATGGAAAGGGACAGAGCGCGCTGTCTTAATGCAGGCATGGATGGGTACATTCCCAAGCCCGTGGAACCAGAGGAGCTTGCCAGGGTGTTTGGAGAATGGCTAGCCTCCCCTGCCTGA
- a CDS encoding chemotaxis protein CheA, whose translation MSFSEMGIDPELHAEFIDEALDGMAQISDLFVRLEADPDNQEIMGAIFRPIHSIKGNAAFFGLMQTKVLAHELETLLDRIRKGGVAVTSGITDILLRGSDALISMLQRSRQNEKEVQDAIAFENLVNAVNHAAEGEEASESILWRKLMEQLGANTAAMETARQLAGFSTAGRAVLDNNPTEDKGSFGTDSKAPAFAHEIRTILENTGDEPDAKKLTELFTDCLNAASNEESKEYAKKALGEIPMLDASIGLGDEISRESLLGHLADMDASGAWSHSSEEEIEEKAENGTETPEAPSEEQDEKEPEVSSPAASNTSGKTMRIPEERIDAFLSYVGDLVTLGEMYRHLQSRITSIPSAHGAAMELRRTNESFGNLSMALQNSIMAIRKVPMKSLLQRCPRMVRDIATPSGKIIETQILGNDILVDKSLIDTFEAPLSHMVRNAADHGIEAPEERLAKGKPEKGHILIEASEAGEDVILKVKDDGRGLNLDALRIKALELGFISPDEKLSEEALVSLLFRSGVSTAEEVTDISGRGVGMDVVKTSIEQMGGRIAVETAKDKGSVFEIRLPKTVNTQILTGFIVVMEKTRYIFPMESIVRCFAPEEGEIVTIPKKGRCVQDKGDWIRVRRLTECFQPHKEKNREKDLPEGIVVVVESDTGRIAVHVDAIEGVQKMVLKEIQGLNMNENFFAGGALMGDGTVAMIVHVASITTEK comes from the coding sequence ATGAGCTTTTCAGAAATGGGTATAGATCCTGAACTTCATGCAGAATTCATTGATGAGGCCCTGGATGGCATGGCGCAGATTTCCGATCTTTTTGTGCGCCTGGAAGCAGATCCGGACAATCAGGAAATCATGGGCGCCATCTTCCGCCCCATCCACTCCATCAAGGGCAATGCCGCTTTTTTCGGGCTGATGCAGACCAAGGTGCTGGCCCATGAGCTGGAAACCCTGCTGGACCGCATCCGTAAAGGTGGGGTTGCTGTTACTTCGGGCATCACGGATATCCTGCTCAGGGGTTCCGATGCCCTGATCTCCATGCTGCAGCGTTCTCGCCAGAACGAAAAAGAAGTGCAGGATGCCATTGCCTTTGAAAACCTTGTCAATGCAGTTAACCATGCAGCAGAGGGCGAAGAAGCCAGCGAAAGCATTCTCTGGCGCAAGCTAATGGAGCAGCTTGGTGCCAATACCGCTGCCATGGAAACGGCAAGACAGCTGGCCGGTTTCTCCACCGCAGGCAGAGCAGTTCTGGACAACAACCCTACAGAAGATAAGGGCAGCTTTGGAACAGACAGTAAGGCCCCTGCTTTTGCCCACGAGATAAGGACCATACTGGAAAATACAGGGGATGAACCCGATGCTAAAAAGCTCACAGAGCTTTTTACAGACTGCCTTAACGCTGCCAGCAATGAAGAATCAAAGGAATATGCAAAAAAAGCACTGGGAGAAATCCCCATGCTGGATGCCAGTATAGGCCTTGGAGATGAAATATCCAGAGAATCCCTTCTGGGGCATCTTGCGGACATGGATGCCTCCGGTGCATGGAGTCATTCATCAGAAGAAGAGATTGAAGAAAAAGCTGAGAACGGAACAGAAACCCCGGAAGCACCATCCGAAGAGCAGGATGAAAAAGAGCCGGAAGTATCTTCTCCGGCAGCTTCAAATACATCCGGCAAAACCATGCGCATTCCCGAAGAACGCATTGATGCCTTTTTATCCTATGTGGGAGATCTGGTCACCCTTGGTGAAATGTACCGCCACCTTCAGTCCAGAATCACTTCCATTCCTTCAGCCCACGGGGCTGCCATGGAGCTTCGCCGCACTAACGAATCCTTTGGCAACCTTTCCATGGCCCTGCAGAACAGCATCATGGCCATACGCAAGGTGCCCATGAAATCCCTTCTGCAGCGCTGCCCCCGCATGGTACGCGACATTGCAACTCCCAGCGGTAAAATCATTGAAACCCAAATCCTGGGCAATGACATACTTGTGGATAAAAGCCTGATCGATACCTTTGAGGCCCCCCTCAGCCACATGGTAAGAAACGCCGCTGACCATGGCATAGAAGCACCCGAAGAAAGGCTTGCCAAAGGAAAACCGGAAAAGGGCCATATACTCATTGAAGCTTCCGAAGCCGGTGAGGATGTAATCCTCAAAGTAAAGGATGACGGCAGGGGCTTAAACCTTGATGCCCTGAGGATAAAAGCCCTTGAACTCGGCTTTATCTCACCCGATGAAAAACTGTCCGAAGAAGCCCTTGTATCCCTTCTTTTCCGTTCCGGCGTTTCCACGGCCGAAGAGGTCACGGACATCTCCGGCCGGGGTGTGGGAATGGATGTGGTTAAAACCAGCATAGAACAGATGGGCGGCCGCATTGCTGTGGAAACAGCTAAGGATAAAGGCTCTGTTTTTGAAATAAGGCTTCCTAAAACAGTGAACACCCAGATACTCACCGGCTTCATCGTGGTCATGGAAAAAACCCGCTATATCTTCCCCATGGAAAGCATTGTGCGCTGCTTTGCCCCGGAAGAAGGAGAGATTGTCACCATACCCAAAAAGGGCCGCTGCGTTCAGGACAAAGGTGACTGGATACGGGTCCGCAGGCTAACGGAATGTTTTCAGCCACACAAAGAAAAAAACAGGGAAAAGGATCTTCCGGAAGGCATTGTGGTGGTGGTGGAAAGCGATACCGGCAGAATTGCCGTGCATGTGGATGCCATTGAAGGCGTGCAGAAAATGGTCTTAAAGGAAATTCAGGGATTAAATATGAACGAAAACTTCTTTGCAGGAGGTGCCCTCATGGGGGATGGCACCGTTGCCATGATTGTGCATGTAGCCAGCATCACAACAGAAAAATAA
- a CDS encoding response regulator, with the protein MKGHLLIVDDEKEIRDMLSRHFRLMGYEVLTAEHGLDALSILEKNRVDAVISDIMMPVMDGVDLLREIRRQYPMVRVIMITGYVTLENALACMRNQADTCIFKPLNDLGELEEAVQTAIAAQARWTRKFRELTGMKPGTHGGRS; encoded by the coding sequence ATGAAAGGACACCTGCTGATAGTTGATGATGAAAAGGAAATCCGTGACATGCTGAGCCGACACTTCCGCCTCATGGGCTATGAGGTTCTCACTGCGGAGCATGGCCTGGATGCCCTTTCCATTCTGGAAAAAAATCGGGTGGATGCGGTAATCAGCGATATCATGATGCCGGTAATGGATGGGGTGGATCTTCTACGTGAAATCCGCAGACAGTATCCCATGGTTCGCGTCATCATGATCACGGGCTATGTGACCCTGGAAAATGCCCTGGCCTGCATGCGCAATCAGGCTGACACCTGTATTTTCAAGCCCCTCAATGATCTTGGCGAGCTGGAGGAAGCCGTGCAGACAGCCATTGCGGCCCAGGCCCGCTGGACCCGTAAATTCAGAGAACTCACAGGAATGAAACCCGGCACCCATGGGGGGCGATCATGA